From the Deinococcus ruber genome, the window GGCTTGTTGGCTCGAGGATGTGACAAGCCCAGCTTCCCACGGCTCGGCTCAACACACAAACATCTCACTTCGGGGGCGCTGTGCCGGGGGTCTAGCCGAGCGGCGTGTGGAGCTATCTGCGCCGTCGCCACGACAGAAAGAGCTGTGACTTGTCTGGCACGCACCTCAGCAGGGAGCAGGCGCAGGGTCTAAACTGGCGAAATGACCGATACCAAAACCCGTCAGCTGAACTGGAACAGCTACCAAGTGACCCAGGGCGACGAACGCGCACCAAACAGGGCGATGCTGCGGGCCGTGGGCTTCACCGACGACGATTTCCAGAAGCCGATCATCGGAGTGGCACACGCCCAGAGCAACATCACGCCCTGCAACAACGGACTGGGCGAACTGGCAGGCCACATCACCGGGGCCATCAGCGAGGGTGGCGGCATGCCGCAGGTGTACGGCACGATCACCGTGTCAGACGGCATCAGCATGGGTACCGAGGGTATGAAGTGCAGTCTGGTCAGCCGCGAAGTGATTGCCGACAGCATCGAAACCGTGAGCCGGGGCCAGAGTCATGACGGCGTGATCGTGGTGGGCGGCTGCGACAAGAACATGCCCGGAGCCATGATCGGCATCGCGCGGCTGAATATTCCGGCCATTTTTGTGTACGGCGGCACCATCAAGCCGGGTCATTACAACGGCAAAGACCTGACCATCGTGAGCGTGTTCGAGGCCGTGGGCGCACTGGGCGCGGGCAAGATCAGCCGCGAGGACTTCAACGAGATCGAAAAACGCGCCTGCCCCGGCAACGGCTCTTGCGGCGGCATGTACACCGCCAACACCATGAGCAGCGCCTTTGAAGCGATGGGCATGAGCCTGCCCTTCAGCTCGACCATGAGCGCCGTGGACGCTGAGAAAGCCGTGAGCAGCGCCGACAGCGCCCGCGCCCTGCTGAAACTCATCGAAGCCGATATCCGGCCCAGCGACATCCTGACCAAAAAGGCCTTCGAGAATGCCATCACCGTGATCATGGCCGTGGGCGGCTCCACCAACGCCGTGCTGCACCTGATGGCGATTGCCCACGCCTGCGACATCGACCTCGATCTGGCCGACTTCGAGCGCATCCGCGAGGCCACCCCCGTCTTCTGCGACCTGAAACCCAGCGGGCAGTATGTCGCCACCGATCTGCACGACGTAGGCGGCATTCCCCGCGTGATGAAGATGCTGCTGAAAGCGGGCCTGCTGCACGGCGACTGCCTGACCGTGACCGGCAAGACGATAGCGGAAAATCTGGAAGGCGAGCCGGAAGAGCCGAACGCCGGGCAGGACGTGATTCGCCCCTACGATCAGCCGCTCTACGCTCAGGGACACCTCGCCATTCTGCGCGGCAACCTCGCCCCCGAGGGCAGCGTGGCGAAGATTTCGGGCCTGAAGAGCATCAAGATTACTGGCCCCGCCCGCGTGTTCGAGAGCGAGGAAGAGAGCATGCACGCCATCATGAGCGACCAGATCAACCCCGGCGACGTGCTGGTGATCCGCTACGAAGGCCCCAAGGGCGGCCCCGGCATGCGCGAAATGCTCTCGCCCACGTCGGCCATCATCGGCAAGGGGCTGGGCGACAGCGTGGGCCTGATTACCGACGGGCGCTTTTCGGGCGGCACGTTCGGACTGGTCGTGGGCCACGTCGCGCCCGAAGCCTTTGTGGGCGGGCCGATTGCGCTCGTGCAGGAAGGCGACACCATCGAGCTGAACGCCGAAACCTGCGAATTGACCCTGCACGTAGATGAAGCGGAAATCGAGCGCCGACGCGCCGCGTGGGTGCAGCCGGAACCGCGTTACAAGCGGGGCGTGCTGGCGAAGTATGCCAAGCTGGTCAGTAGTGCAGCGGTGGGAGCGTATACCGACTGAAAATTGAAGGATTGAAATGGGGCCGTCTGCCGTAAGGGTAGGCGGCTTTTTCGTTGAAACTGTGGTAAACGACAGGTGCGGCTACGCTCTGACGAAATATTCGCTAGGGTGTGGACAGCTTCGGCCTGAAGATTTGTTCAGAAGGAGCAATTCACTCACACAACAGGAATCAACATGAAGAAACTGAGCATCGCCGCCTTGATTCTGGCAGGAGCCGCTTTTGGAAGTACCGCAGGGGCACAAACTTGGGATCTGGATCAAGGGCATTTGAAGTTAGTAGAGTGTTATGGAGGTCAGGACGGAGTTTACTGCGATTTCACTTTCACTTTGACAAAATCTCAGGTATCTACAGTGACATTTACGAATGGCGGAATGAACAATATAGATGCGCTAAAAGTTTATGTTACAGACGGTACAGCACATTTCTCCGATGCAGTTAGTATAATGAATCAGAGCTTTAATTCTGAAAAAACTTGGGCTAGTTCTGGGTCGGAGAGAGCTGATATTATTTACGGTATTCCAATTAAAGTAAGATGGTATTTTAATATTCCCAGTGCTCTAACTAGTTTTAGAGCACTCGAATTTAACGGACAGAGAATAGAGAATGTTGTCATCC encodes:
- the ilvD gene encoding dihydroxy-acid dehydratase — protein: MTDTKTRQLNWNSYQVTQGDERAPNRAMLRAVGFTDDDFQKPIIGVAHAQSNITPCNNGLGELAGHITGAISEGGGMPQVYGTITVSDGISMGTEGMKCSLVSREVIADSIETVSRGQSHDGVIVVGGCDKNMPGAMIGIARLNIPAIFVYGGTIKPGHYNGKDLTIVSVFEAVGALGAGKISREDFNEIEKRACPGNGSCGGMYTANTMSSAFEAMGMSLPFSSTMSAVDAEKAVSSADSARALLKLIEADIRPSDILTKKAFENAITVIMAVGGSTNAVLHLMAIAHACDIDLDLADFERIREATPVFCDLKPSGQYVATDLHDVGGIPRVMKMLLKAGLLHGDCLTVTGKTIAENLEGEPEEPNAGQDVIRPYDQPLYAQGHLAILRGNLAPEGSVAKISGLKSIKITGPARVFESEEESMHAIMSDQINPGDVLVIRYEGPKGGPGMREMLSPTSAIIGKGLGDSVGLITDGRFSGGTFGLVVGHVAPEAFVGGPIALVQEGDTIELNAETCELTLHVDEAEIERRRAAWVQPEPRYKRGVLAKYAKLVSSAAVGAYTD